In Ipomoea triloba cultivar NCNSP0323 chromosome 15, ASM357664v1, one genomic interval encodes:
- the LOC116005570 gene encoding non-specific lipid-transfer protein 1-like has product MVTAGKQNLALLLLFCTVAAAAIVPRASAVITCGEVYSTLYPCVGYIMNGGKVPGACCSGLASLVTSLKTTPDRRAACACAKAAAGSANPVQLGRAMGLPGKCGVHIPFKISPNVDCSKIK; this is encoded by the coding sequence ATGGTCACCGCCGGAAAACAAAACCTCGCTCTCTTGCTGCTCTTTTGCAcggtggcggcggcggccaTCGTGCCTCGTGCTAGCGCCGTGATCACGTGCGGCGAGGTGTACTCTACCTTGTACCCGTGTGTGGGCTACATAATGAACGGCGGGAAGGTGCCCGGAGCCTGTTGTAGCGGGCTGGCATCGCTGGTGACCAGCCTCAAGACCACGCCGGACCGGCGAGCAGCTTGCGCCTGCGCCAAAGCGGCGGCGGGGAGTGCTAACCCAGTGCAACTCGGCCGTGCGATGGGCCTCCCCGGCAAGTGTGGTGTCCATATTCCGTTCAAGATTAGCCCCAACGTTGACTGCTCCAAGATCAAGTAA
- the LOC116007050 gene encoding pleiotropic drug resistance protein 1-like: MEGGEMFRGGSARLGSSNVWRNSAMEVFSSRGEGDSDEEALKWAAIEKLPTYLRVRRGILTEEEGQCKEVDVKGLGLVEKKNLLERLVRVAEEDNEKFLLKLKQRIDRVDIDLPTIEVRFEHLNVDAEAYVGSRALPTIFNFTVNMLEGFLNSIHILPNRKKPLPILHEVSGIIKPGRMTLLLGPPSSGKTTLLLALAGKLGSDLKVSGKVTYNGHEMTEFVPQRTSAYISQYDLHIGELTVRETLAFSARCQGIGPRYEMLAELSRREKELNIKPDPDIDIFMKVASIEGEEASVVTDYVLKILGLEGCADILVGDEMIRGISGGQKKRVTTGEMMVGPARVLFMDEISTGLDSSTTFQIVNSIRQSIHILQGTAVISLLQPAPETYDLFDDIILLSDGQIVYQGPRENVVEFFEHMGFKCPERKGVADFLQEVTSRKDQEQYWARRHEQYKFITAREFSEAFQSFHVGRKLGDELAVPFDKAKSHPAALTTKKYGVNKKELLKACISREFLLMKRNSFVYIFKMMQLTLMAFISMTLFLRTKMKRDSATDGTIFMGALFFAVITTMYNGYSELFLSILKLPVFYKQRDFLFFPSWAYALPTWILKIPITLVEVAIWVCMTYYVIGFDPDVGRFFKQLFLLICVNQMASALFRFIAALGRNIIVANTFGSFALLTVLVMGGFVLSRNDVKKWWVWGYWFSPMMYAQNAIAVNEYLGKSWRHIPSGSSEPLGVTVLKSRAIFPEARWYWIGVGALIGYVILFNFLFTVALTYLNPFGKPQAVLSEETLAERNASKRRESIESISERRNDVLKSASSRSISSRVGSINEANPNRRRGMVLPFEPHSIAFDEIKYAVDMPQEMKAQGFTEDRLELLKGVSGAFRPGVLTALMGISGAGKTTLMDVLSGRKTGGYIEGNISISGYPKKQETFARIAGYCEQTDIHSPHVTVHESLQYSAWLRLPPEVDTEARKMFVEEVMELVELTPLRGALVGLPGVNGLSTEQRKRLTVAVELVANPSIIFMDEPTSGLDARAAAIVMRTVRNTVDTGRTVVCTIHQPSIDIFDAFDELLLLKRGGQEIYVGPIGRHSSQLIEYFEAIPGVPRIKDGYNPATWMLEVTSAAQEILSATDFAQVYRSSQLFRRNKALIKELSKPALGSKDLHFPTKYSQSFYTQCLACLWKQHWSYWRNPPYTAVRLMFTTFIALMFGTIFWDLGSRRRKQQDLFNAMGSMYAAILFLGVQNGSSVQPVVSVERSVFYRERAAGMYSALPYAIAQVVIELPYLFVQTIIYGVIVYAMIGFEWTVTKFLWYLFFMYFTLLYFTLYGMMTVAVTPNHNIAGIVSSAFYAIWNLFSGFIVPKTRIPVWWRWYYYICPISWTLYGLVASQFGDVKDKLVDTDQTVEEFIKTYFDFDQDFVGFVGVILVGLSLLFAFIFAFSIKVFNFQKR; encoded by the exons ATGGAGGGTGGTGAAATGTTCAGAGGCGGCAGTGCGAGGCTGGGCAGCTCGAACGTGTGGCGAAACAGCGCCATGGAAGTGTTCTCGTCCCGGGGAGAAGGGGACAGCGACGAAGAGGCGCTGAAATGGGCCGCCATTGAGAAGCTTCCAACTTATCTTAGAGTCCGGAGAGGCATTTTGACAGAAGAGGAAGGGCAGTGTAAAGAGGTGGACGTAAAGGGGCTCGGGTTGGTTGAGAAGAAGAATCTGTTAGAGAGACTTGTGAGAGTTGCAGAAGAAGATAATGAAAAGTTCTTGTTGAAGCTCAAGCAGAGAATTGACAG AGTGGATATTGATCTTCCCACGATTGAAGTCCGGTTCGAGCACTTGAATGTAGATGCAGAAGCTTATGTTGGTAGTAGAGCACTTCCCACAATTTTCAACTTCACAGTAAATATGCTAGAG GGATTCTTGAATTCTATTCATATTCTACCAAATAGAAAGAAACCATTGCCAATCCTCCATGAAGTCAGTGGAATAATCAAGCCTGGAAG AATGACACTGCTTTTAGGTCCGCCTAGTTCGGGTAAGACAACGTTGTTGTTAGCCTTGGCTGGAAAATTGGGTTCAGATCTAAAG GTTTCCGGGAAGGTAACATACAATGGCCACGAAATGACAGAGTTTGTACCACAGAGAACCTCGGCATATATAAGCCAATATGATCTCCATATAGGCGAACTGACCGTAAGAGAAACTCTAGCATTTTCAGCAAGATGTCAAGGCATTGGACCGCGTTATG AGATGTTGGCAGAATTGTCGAGGCGGGAGAAAGAGCTAAACATTAAGCCAGATCCAGACATTGATATTTTCATGAAG GTAGCTTCGATTGAGGGAGAAGAAGCGAGCGTCGTGACAGATTATGTTCTCAAG ATTCTGGGGCTTGAAGGCTGTGCTGATATCCTTGTTGGAGATGAAATGATCAGAGGGATTTCGGGGGGACAGAAAAAACGGGTCACAACAG GAGAGATGATGGTTGGACCGGCGAGGGTGCTGTTTATGGATGAGATATCGACAGGTTTAGATAGCTCGACGACTTTCCAGATAGTGAACTCTATAAGGCAATCCATCCACATTCTCCAGGGAACAGCTGTGATCTCACTGCTGCAGCCTGCACCCGAGACTTATGACTTGTTCGACGACATAATTCTTCTGTCTGATGGACAGATTGTGTACCAAGGCCCTCGAGAGAATGTAGTCGAATTCTTTGAACACATGGGGTTCAAATGCCCCGAGAGAAAAGGCGTAGCTGATTTCCTGCAAGAA GTAACATCTAGGAAAGACCAAGAGCAGTACTGGGCACGTAGACACGAGCAGTACAAGTTCATCACTGCCCGAGAATTCTCTGAAGCGTTTCAGTCCTTCCACGTTGGGCGGAAGCTAGGCGACGAGCTTGCTGTTCCTTTCGACAAAGCCAAAAGCCACCCTGCAGCCTTGACTACCAAGAAGTATGGTGTTAACAAGAAGGAACTCTTGAAAGCTTGCATTTCGAGAGAGTTCCTTCTCATGAAGAGGAACTCATTTGTCTATATATTCAAGATGATGCAA ttGACACTAATGGCATTCATATCGATGACACTATTTCTGCGAACGAAGATGAAAAGGGATTCTGCAACAGATGGTACCATCTTCATGGGTGCTTTGTTTTTCGCGGTGATCACAACAATGTACAATGGATACTCAGAGCTGTTCCTCAGTATCTTGAAACTTCCTGTCTTTTACAAGCAAAGAGATTTCCTCTTCTTCCCTTCGTGGGCTTACGCTTTGCCTACCTGGATCCTCAAAATCCCAATCACACTAGTAGAAGTTGCAATTTGGGTGTGCATGACTTACTATGTTATCGGATTTGATCCAGATGTTGGAag GTTTTTCAAGCAGCTGTTCCTTCTGATATGTGTAAACCAGATGGCATCAGCGTTGTTTCGGTTCATTGCAGCACTGGGAAGGAACATTATAGTTGCCAACACGTTTGGATCGTTTGCGTTGCTGACAGTTCTTGTGATGGGTGGATTCGTTCTATCACGCA ATGATGTGAAAAAATGGTGGGTGTGGGGTTACTGGTTCTCCCCTATGATGTATGCACAAAATGCTATTGCTGTGAATGAGTATCTTGGCAAGAGTTGGAGACAT ATTCCTTCGGGTTCGAGTGAGCCATTAGGTGTAACGGTTTTAAAATCTCGAGCTATCTTCCCTGAGGCGCGGTGGTATTGGATTGGAGTTGGAGCTCTTATTGGATATGTGATTCTGTTCAATTTCCTATTCACAGTGGCTCTAACTTACCTCAACC CTTTTGGTAAGCCTCAGGCTGTTCTATCCGAAGAAACATTAGCCGAAAGGAATGCCAGCAAACGAAGGGAGAGTATTGAATCCATTTCGG AGAGGCGAAACGATGTCCTGAAAAGTGCGTCTTCGCGGTCAATATCATCGAGAGTAGGCAGCATAAACGAGGCTAATCCGAACAGGAGAAGAGGAATGGTTCTTCCATTTGAACCCCATTCGATAGCCTTCGACGAAATCAAATATGCTGTGGATATGCCTCAGGAAATGAAAGCTCAGGGGTTTACAGAAGACAGGCTTGAGCTTTTGAAAGGTGTTAGTGGTGCCTTTAGGCCCGGGGTTCTCACGGCCCTAATGGGCATAAGCGGTGCAGGCAAAACCACGCTCATGGACGTCCTGTCTGGTCGAAAAACAGGCGGATACATTGAAGGAAACATCAGCATATCGGGCTATCCTAAGAAGCAAGAAACCTTCGCTCGGATAGCAGGATACTGTGAGCAGACCGACATCCATTCGCCTCACGTTACAGTTCATGAATCCCTGCAGTACTCAGCCTGGCTTCGGTTGCCCCCAGAAGTCGACACAGAAGCTAGAAAG ATGTTTGTTGAAGAGGTGATGGAGCTCGTGGAGCTAACACCATTGAGAGGAGCACTCGTTGGATTGCCTGGAGTGAACGGCCTGTCAACCGAGCAACGCAAGAGGCTCACGGTGGCTGTAGAGCTCGTGGCAAACCCGTCCATAATCTTCATGGACGAGCCAACCTCAGGGCTCGATGCTCGGGCTGCTGCAATCGTGATGAGGACAGTTAGGAACACGGTGGACACAGGCCGGACCGTTGTTTGCACCATCCATCAACCAAGCATAGACATCTTCGATGCATTCGATGAG CTTCTGCTGCTGAAACGCGGTGGGCAAGAGATATACGTCGGTCCAATAGGCCGCCATTCGTCACAACTCATTGAGTACTTCGAGGCGATTCCCGGTGTCCCGAGAATTAAAGATGGCTACAACCCTGCAACATGGATGCTAGAGGTTACTTCTGCAGCACAAGAAATTCTCAGTGCCACTGATTTTGCACAAGTATACAGAAGCTCACAACTTTTCAG GAGAAACAAGGCATTAATAAAGGAATTGAGTAAACCGGCCCTGGGTTCAAAAGATCTCCACTTCCCCACAAAGTATTCTCAGTCTTTCTACACACAGTGCTTGGCCTGCCTATGGAAACAACATTGGTCATACTGGAGAAACCCTCCATACACAGCAGTCAGACTAATGTTCACAACATTCATTGCTCTTATGTTTGGAACAATATTCTGGGATCTGGGCTCAAGAAG AAGAAAGCAACAAGATCTATTCAATGCAATGGGTTCCATGTATGCTGCCATTCTATTTCTTGGTGTACAAAATGGATCATCAGTTCAGCCAGTTGTGAGTGTTGAAAGAAGTGTGTTTTATAGGGAAAGAGCAGCTGGAATGTACTCTGCTCTACCTTATGCAATTGCCCAG GTTGTGATTGAACTGCCATACCTATTTGTGCAAACAATCATCTATGGTGTGATAGTATATGCAATGATTGGATTTGAGTGGACAGTGACCAAATTCCTATGGTATCTCTTCTTCATGTACTTCACATTGTTGTACTTCACTTTGTATGGCATGATGACGGTGGCCGTGACTCCCAACCATAACATCGCCGGCATTGTTTCATCGGCATTCTACGCAATTTGGAACCTTTTCTCCGGATTCATCGTACCAAAGACG
- the LOC116005957 gene encoding protein ECERIFERUM 26-like produces the protein MSEEVSSSICKRTVVSTKIVQPGKFCPLTVLDRVMENNFVRIVFYYRQFGKDYMKLNESIAETLNAYTIIMGRLLRSPGEQWLIKCNDAGLRVIEAKAKGSVDEWLHNVDRDKELKLVHWEPMYSESYFWSPFYVQITEFEEGGVSIGLSCTHLLADPTSATMFIKAWADMTFTGKMISPPHFHPLPPRRPFNHNPYHNHIYSTHLINHYKKPTTDKPPSQTSSDRPTTITLLFTDEMVRACMSMAQTPDAFDALAGLFWTRISTAKNVGLMDLTVGLDVRKVLGLDKGFYGNCMVYNKVINMILGDDLLSQAANAIRNMIKEMDKEGIMDLIEWLDQNNCRASNVLDGCDSLVCVNLEGVDPYSACFGDNIDPVHVSYYVEPEIGPGTRLLILPSPPGTGALSRTVMVTLPENETVKLMEDQLIHQLSPCIKMGV, from the exons ATGTCTGAAGAGGTTTCATCCTCCATCTGCAAAAGAACTGTTGTGAGCACCAAAATTGTGCAGCCTGGAAAATTCTGCCCTTTAACAGTTCTCGATCGAGTAATGGAGAACAACTTTGTTCGCATTGTTTTCTATTACAGGCAA TTTGGTAAAGATTATATGAAGCTGAATGAATCCATAGCTGAAACCTTGAATGCATATACAATTATAATGGGAAGGCTGCTGAGGTCCCCAGGAGAGCAGTGGTTGATCAAATGCAACGATGCAGGGCTGAGAGTGATAGAGGCGAAGGCCAAAGGGAGTGTGGATGAATGGCTGCACAATGTGGATAGGGACAAGGAGCTTAAGCTTGTGCATTGGGAGCCTATGTATTCCGAGTCATATTTTTGGTCCCCTTTTTATGTTCAG ATAACAGAGTTTGAAGAAGGCGGAGTATCCATTGGCCTGAGCTGCACGCACCTCCTTGCAGATCCCACAAGTGCCACAATGTTCATCAAAGCATGGGCGGACATGACCTTCACCGGAAAAATGATCTCTCCGCCGCATTTCCACCCCTTGCCACCGCGAAGACCGTTCAATCACAACCCCTACCACAACCATATTTACAGCACTCACTTGATCAACCACTACAAAAAGCCCACCACAGACAAACCGCCATCTCAAACCTCGTCCGACAGGCCGACAACCATCACTCTCCTCTTCACAGACGAAATGGTGAGAGCGTGCATGTCAATGGCGCAAACACCAGACGCGTTTGATGCGCTGGCTGGGCTGTTCTGGACACGTATCAGCACGGCCAAAAATGTTGGGTTAATGGACTTGACTGTCGGATTGGATGTCAGAAAAGTGCTGGGCTTGGACAAAGGCTTCTATGGAAATTGCATGGTTTATAATAAGGTAATTAA TATGATATTAGGAGATGATTTGTTAAGCCAAGCTGCTAATGCTATAAGGAATATGATAAAGGAAATGGATAAGGAGGGGATCATGGACTTGATCGAATGGTTGGACCAAAACAATTGCCGTGCTTCCAATGTTTTGGACGGCTGTGATTCACTGGTTTGTGTTAATCTAGAGGGTGTAGACCCATATTCAGCTTGCTTTGGGGACAACATTGACCCGGTTCATGTGTCGTATTACGTTGAACCGGAGATTGGACCGGGTACTAGACTTTTGATCCTTCCATCGCCGCCGGGAACCGGAGCGTTGAGCCGGACTGTTATGGTTACATTGCCGGAGAATGAAACTGTGAAGCTCATGGAAGATCAACTTATCCACCAACTTTCTCCATGCATAAAGATGGGAGTCTAA